A genomic region of Candidatus Dependentiae bacterium contains the following coding sequences:
- a CDS encoding EamA family transporter gives MFLIILAYAILAATFTLAKTVLFYAKPFFTIGFRMTFAGLFLITFQYFFDRKNAFPKKADAKLFFKVSLFHIYFAFVLEFWALQSMASSKVSIIYAITPFIAAALSYFLLKEKLGFRKFWGMILGFSSLFPILILQLNGAEGVEFFRISPREVILLFAVFSAAYAWFDVKKLMDRGYSLLTINGFAMFTGGLFAFITSAIFEGIHTSPVFDFWHFVGWLSLLILFSNVVFYNLYGYLLRHYSITFLTFAGCLTPIFAAFYGYMFLGEAITYNYFISLGMVMAALYIFYGKQKISFKFKK, from the coding sequence ATGTTCTTAATAATATTAGCGTATGCGATTTTGGCTGCTACATTTACACTTGCGAAGACGGTGCTATTTTATGCCAAACCATTTTTTACAATTGGTTTTCGTATGACATTTGCAGGTTTATTTCTCATAACTTTTCAATATTTTTTTGACCGAAAAAATGCATTTCCTAAAAAAGCTGATGCAAAATTATTTTTTAAAGTTTCTCTTTTTCATATTTATTTTGCATTTGTTTTAGAGTTTTGGGCTTTGCAAAGTATGGCTTCTTCAAAAGTTAGTATTATTTATGCAATTACACCTTTTATTGCAGCAGCTTTATCTTACTTTTTGTTAAAAGAAAAGCTTGGTTTTAGAAAATTCTGGGGAATGATTTTAGGTTTTAGCAGTTTATTCCCAATTTTAATTTTACAACTTAATGGAGCAGAAGGAGTTGAGTTTTTTAGAATATCGCCTCGAGAAGTTATATTACTGTTTGCAGTCTTCTCCGCCGCGTATGCATGGTTTGATGTAAAAAAATTAATGGATAGAGGATATTCACTTTTAACAATTAATGGATTTGCAATGTTTACTGGCGGATTATTTGCTTTTATAACATCAGCAATATTTGAAGGGATACACACTTCGCCTGTTTTTGATTTTTGGCATTTTGTTGGTTGGTTATCGCTTCTTATACTTTTTTCAAATGTTGTTTTTTACAATTTATATGGTTATTTGCTTCGACATTATTCGATAACATTTTTGACATTTGCAGGTTGTTTGACTCCTATTTTTGCAGCTTTTTATGGCTACATGTTTTTGGGAGAAGCTATTACTTATAACTATTTTATTTCACTAGGGATGGTTATGGCAGCACTGTACATTTTTTATGGTAAACAGAAAATAAGTTTCAAATTTAAAAAATAA
- the rny gene encoding ribonuclease Y produces the protein MMWDLFVLLGIFCVGCFLGILFPIMWKKFKNAVVSSNQSGEKTLDEAKKKWFFASKEIPRAGFYDSKQEFLVQAEKLIDKLRNELQQKDIELTSRLENAKLKEIKLQKLENRLVSHLEKIGDITRKDAKKILLEILEDDCKIKNQKYIQKMEEEVRQISKQKSIDILATVMQRYLVEQVSIYSSSVVHLPNEEVKGKIIGKEGRNIRTLGMATGMEFVIGEIPDTVIISGFNPVRREIAKRALNLLIQDGRINPTRIEETVLECEKNINEEIEEFGRQAALEFGFPDLHPEIIKLLGKLYFRTSFTQNVFQHSCEVASFAKMLANELGLDARIASRCGLLHDIGKAISSEVEGSHASVGATLARQYGEDPVVVNAIASHHEEAPSNNVYGIIVLIADAISASRPGARRESLAAYIQRLDQLEKIALNFEGVKKSFAFQAGREIRVIVDETCVSDEESIILARDIARKIEETINFPGQIKVNVIRESRVIEYAR, from the coding sequence ATGATGTGGGATTTATTTGTGTTATTAGGGATATTTTGTGTAGGTTGTTTTTTAGGTATTTTATTTCCTATCATGTGGAAAAAATTTAAAAATGCTGTTGTTTCATCAAATCAATCAGGTGAAAAAACTTTGGATGAAGCCAAAAAAAAATGGTTCTTCGCATCCAAAGAAATTCCTAGAGCTGGTTTTTACGATTCAAAACAGGAATTTTTGGTTCAAGCGGAAAAATTAATTGATAAGTTACGAAACGAACTTCAACAGAAAGATATAGAGCTTACTTCTCGCTTGGAAAATGCAAAATTAAAAGAAATAAAACTTCAAAAGTTAGAAAACCGATTGGTTTCTCATCTTGAAAAAATTGGTGATATTACTCGAAAAGATGCAAAAAAAATATTGCTTGAAATTTTAGAAGATGACTGCAAAATAAAAAACCAAAAATATATCCAAAAAATGGAAGAAGAAGTCCGACAAATTTCTAAACAAAAATCTATAGATATTTTAGCAACAGTAATGCAGCGCTATCTTGTAGAACAAGTTAGTATTTATTCTTCAAGTGTTGTTCATCTTCCAAATGAAGAGGTAAAAGGGAAAATTATAGGTAAAGAGGGTAGAAATATAAGAACACTTGGAATGGCAACTGGAATGGAATTTGTTATTGGTGAAATTCCAGATACTGTTATTATTTCAGGATTTAACCCTGTAAGAAGAGAAATTGCCAAAAGAGCTTTAAATCTTTTAATACAGGATGGAAGAATAAATCCAACACGAATAGAAGAAACTGTTTTAGAGTGTGAAAAAAATATTAATGAAGAGATTGAAGAATTCGGACGTCAAGCTGCTTTAGAATTCGGTTTTCCTGATTTACACCCTGAAATCATAAAATTACTTGGTAAATTATATTTTAGAACTAGTTTTACGCAGAATGTTTTTCAGCATAGCTGTGAAGTTGCTTCATTTGCAAAAATGCTTGCAAATGAATTAGGCCTAGATGCAAGAATTGCTTCAAGATGTGGCTTGCTGCATGACATTGGAAAGGCTATTTCTAGTGAAGTCGAAGGTTCTCATGCGTCAGTTGGTGCTACGTTAGCTCGCCAGTATGGAGAAGATCCGGTTGTTGTAAATGCAATAGCATCACATCATGAAGAAGCTCCAAGCAATAATGTTTATGGAATAATTGTTTTAATTGCAGATGCTATCTCTGCTTCTCGTCCTGGTGCTAGAAGAGAATCTTTAGCTGCTTATATTCAGCGCTTAGACCAGCTCGAAAAAATTGCTTTAAATTTTGAAGGTGTAAAAAAAAGTTTTGCGTTTCAGGCTGGTAGGGAAATTAGGGTTATTGTAGATGAAACATGTGTTAGTGATGAAGAATCAATAATTTTAGCACGAGATATTGCTAGAAAAATTGAAGAAACTATAAATTTCCCAGGTCAAATCAAAGTTAATGTTATTAGAGAAAGTAGAGTCATCGAATACGCAAGATAA
- a CDS encoding TIGR00282 family metallophosphoesterase, translating into MNNVLRFMFFGDLIGKPGRGMFQKWAPILKKKFKIDAIIVNGENSSDIGRGITPPIANFLMESGANVITSGNHIWANKNIYEYINQNSNLIRPANYHASCPGKGYTFIDVNGYEVAIVNLLGKIFLKEQLDCPFRTMDSLLPLLKARTNLIFVDFHAEATSEKEGLGFFLDGRVSAIVGTHTHVQTSDEKILPNGTGYITDLGFSGSINSMLGLRKEEIVRKLILQMPEKFVVEEKVGPFAITGAFVEVDVASGNTTHIERFSITDEEFSV; encoded by the coding sequence ATGAATAATGTTTTAAGATTTATGTTTTTTGGTGATTTGATTGGAAAACCGGGAAGAGGCATGTTCCAAAAATGGGCTCCTATTCTCAAAAAGAAATTTAAAATAGATGCGATTATTGTAAATGGAGAAAATTCATCAGATATTGGAAGGGGTATAACTCCTCCAATCGCGAATTTTTTAATGGAATCAGGAGCAAATGTTATTACATCAGGAAATCATATCTGGGCAAATAAAAATATTTATGAATATATTAATCAAAATTCAAATTTAATTCGCCCTGCGAATTACCATGCATCTTGTCCAGGAAAAGGTTATACATTTATTGATGTTAATGGGTATGAAGTTGCAATTGTAAATCTGCTTGGGAAAATTTTTTTAAAAGAGCAACTTGATTGTCCTTTTCGAACCATGGATTCTCTTTTGCCCCTTTTGAAAGCAAGAACTAATTTGATTTTTGTCGACTTTCATGCTGAAGCAACATCAGAAAAAGAAGGACTTGGTTTCTTTTTAGATGGAAGAGTTTCGGCTATAGTCGGTACTCATACACATGTTCAAACTTCAGATGAAAAAATTCTTCCAAACGGAACAGGATATATAACAGATCTTGGTTTTTCCGGAAGCATAAATTCTATGCTTGGTTTGCGAAAAGAAGAAATTGTAAGAAAATTAATACTTCAAATGCCTGAAAAATTTGTAGTTGAAGAAAAAGTTGGACCTTTTGCTATTACAGGGGCATTTGTTGAAGTTGATGTCGCAAGTGGAAATACTACACATATCGAAAGATTTAGTATAACTGATGAAGAATTTTCGGTTTAA
- the infC gene encoding translation initiation factor IF-3, producing MMNEKHEVNETIKNLKIQVIDEAGVNHGVLSKSAAIALAVAAGLDLVKVGEKEDVAIAKIMNFGKFLFSKKKKLISAKKHQKVIQVKELKFRPKIGIGDYKTKINQAIAFLEEGKHVKFTLQIKGRQAIPVRELGNQFFERIKNDVLAADLGQIVEDKESRSDFAWSKILFIKGK from the coding sequence ATGATGAACGAAAAACATGAAGTCAACGAGACTATAAAAAATCTTAAGATTCAAGTGATAGATGAAGCTGGAGTAAATCACGGCGTATTGAGTAAAAGTGCCGCTATCGCTTTAGCTGTTGCAGCTGGATTAGATCTAGTAAAAGTTGGAGAAAAAGAAGACGTAGCTATTGCTAAAATAATGAATTTTGGAAAATTTCTTTTCTCTAAAAAGAAAAAATTGATAAGTGCTAAAAAACATCAAAAAGTTATTCAGGTAAAAGAGTTAAAGTTTAGACCTAAAATAGGTATTGGCGATTATAAGACAAAAATTAATCAAGCGATTGCATTTTTAGAAGAAGGTAAGCATGTAAAGTTTACACTTCAGATAAAGGGTCGGCAGGCTATACCTGTTAGAGAGCTAGGAAATCAATTTTTTGAAAGAATAAAAAACGATGTTTTAGCTGCAGACCTTGGACAAATTGTGGAAGACAAAGAATCTAGAAGCGATTTCGCATGGTCGAAAATTTTGTTTATTAAAGGTAAATAA
- the recA gene encoding recombinase RecA gives MASATEKKTQLQSNKILSEEKIKVLEIAFAQIDKEYGKGSVMILGQNSACKNLETISTGSIAIDQALGVGGFPRGRVIEIYGPESSGKTTLTLHAIAEAQKKGGVCAFIDAEHALDSGYASRIGVDVDKLVISQPDYGEQALDIAEVLIRSGAIDVLVIDSVAALVPKAELEGDMGDAHIGLQARLMSQALRKLTPTVHKSKTIVIFINQIRQKVGGMAFMNNEVTSGGNALKFYASIRLDIRRIATLKKDEKPFGNRVSVKVVKNKVAPPFKKVEVDILFNEGISRELDLFDFALSCNILQQSGAWFTFGSEKLAQGRENCLKLLKTDANLYQSIRDLVTKKIQEGVELKTETEE, from the coding sequence ATGGCTTCTGCAACGGAAAAGAAAACACAGCTGCAATCTAATAAAATTTTAAGCGAAGAAAAAATTAAAGTTTTAGAGATTGCGTTTGCACAAATTGACAAAGAGTATGGAAAAGGCTCTGTAATGATACTGGGTCAAAATAGTGCGTGCAAAAATCTCGAGACAATATCTACAGGGTCAATCGCGATTGACCAAGCTTTGGGAGTTGGTGGATTTCCAAGAGGAAGAGTAATAGAAATATATGGACCTGAATCTTCAGGAAAAACTACTTTAACACTTCATGCTATTGCAGAAGCTCAGAAAAAGGGTGGAGTTTGTGCTTTTATCGATGCAGAACATGCTCTTGATTCTGGATATGCTTCAAGAATTGGTGTAGATGTCGATAAACTTGTAATTTCGCAACCGGATTATGGCGAACAAGCTTTGGATATTGCGGAAGTTTTGATAAGATCTGGTGCTATAGATGTTTTGGTTATAGACTCTGTTGCTGCTTTGGTCCCCAAAGCGGAACTTGAAGGTGATATGGGTGATGCTCATATTGGATTACAAGCAAGGCTTATGTCTCAAGCATTGAGAAAGCTTACTCCGACAGTTCACAAATCCAAAACAATTGTTATTTTTATTAATCAGATTCGTCAAAAAGTTGGCGGAATGGCTTTTATGAATAATGAAGTTACATCTGGTGGCAATGCTTTAAAGTTCTATGCTTCAATTAGACTTGATATAAGAAGAATTGCAACTTTGAAAAAAGATGAGAAGCCTTTTGGAAATAGAGTTTCTGTTAAGGTTGTAAAAAATAAGGTAGCTCCTCCTTTTAAAAAAGTTGAAGTTGATATTTTATTTAATGAAGGAATATCTAGAGAGTTAGATTTATTTGATTTTGCTCTTTCGTGTAATATTTTACAGCAAAGTGGAGCATGGTTTACCTTTGGTAGTGAAAAGCTTGCACAAGGTAGAGAGAATTGCTTAAAGTTGTTGAAAACAGATGCCAATTTATATCAAAGTATAAGAGATCTTGTTACCAAAAAAATACAAGAAGGTGTTGAATTAAAAACCGAAACTGAGGAGTAG
- a CDS encoding 50S ribosomal protein L20, whose amino-acid sequence MSRIKRGMVTKRRHKKVLKQAKGFWGQRKNIFRRASETLRRALAFAFKGRRLKKRDFRALFITRVSAACKANGISYSVFMHSLKKMNVSLNRKMLSQLAIFEPKAFEKLTVLAKNKIS is encoded by the coding sequence ATGAGTAGAATTAAACGCGGAATGGTAACAAAAAGAAGACACAAAAAGGTTTTGAAGCAAGCCAAAGGTTTTTGGGGTCAACGTAAAAATATTTTTAGAAGAGCATCTGAAACTTTAAGAAGAGCTTTGGCTTTTGCATTTAAAGGCAGAAGATTGAAAAAAAGAGATTTTAGAGCTCTTTTCATTACTCGTGTAAGCGCTGCATGCAAAGCTAACGGAATAAGCTATAGCGTTTTTATGCATTCTCTTAAAAAAATGAATGTTTCTTTAAATAGGAAGATGCTTAGTCAGTTAGCAATTTTTGAACCAAAAGCTTTTGAAAAACTTACTGTTTTAGCAAAAAATAAAATTTCTTGA
- a CDS encoding guanylate kinase — protein MNNQNKKGKLIIISAPSGAGKTSLSREIIKRIGPKFNVSKVITYTSRHPRPGEVNGVDYHFISPEKFKEYAQSGNFLESTNYSDKMYASPSSIESDLNFGKSFILVLDREGAKHVAKLIPSSVMIWITVPSIDELKIRMEKRGGESPHQIEKRLEMAEEEIKEEEKQRAFKYHLVNKNFDESLQDLTAIITQELS, from the coding sequence ATGAATAATCAAAATAAAAAAGGTAAATTAATTATCATTTCAGCACCTTCTGGAGCTGGAAAAACCTCTCTATCTCGAGAAATAATAAAAAGGATCGGACCAAAATTTAATGTTTCTAAAGTTATAACCTATACATCTCGCCATCCAAGGCCAGGAGAAGTAAACGGAGTTGATTATCATTTTATATCACCAGAAAAATTTAAAGAATACGCACAAAGCGGTAACTTTTTAGAATCTACAAATTATAGTGATAAAATGTATGCTTCCCCTTCATCTATTGAATCAGATCTAAATTTTGGAAAATCATTCATACTTGTTTTAGATCGAGAAGGTGCAAAACATGTTGCAAAATTAATTCCTTCTTCGGTCATGATTTGGATAACAGTTCCAAGTATTGATGAACTAAAAATTAGAATGGAAAAAAGAGGCGGCGAATCTCCTCATCAAATTGAAAAACGATTAGAAATGGCTGAAGAAGAAATAAAAGAAGAAGAAAAACAAAGAGCTTTCAAATACCACTTAGTAAATAAAAACTTTGACGAATCGCTACAAGACTTAACGGCTATAATAACGCAAGAACTTAGCTAA
- the miaA gene encoding tRNA (adenosine(37)-N6)-dimethylallyltransferase MiaA has product MTEINKNQNTLIISGPTASGKTSLSLQLASFFDGEIINADMGQFYEPFEIGTAKPDWKNEKIPHHLFDIITTPENLTVCKYRELVLDKIFEVQKRGKLPIIVGGSLFYLKTLFFPPSPINQESSDLNELPIDENLTPWEFLNKIDPVRAQELHSNDLYRINRAIKIWQTTKMQPSKLKPKPDLQFNAFILFLNPPKEVLEKNIRIRTQEMIAPINSNKSWIDEVKKIVGTPWEDFLREKKFIGYPELLDWIGKNDKFLEKDIDFLIENIVIKTRQYAKRQITFWKKLKKELKSDFLQMHFRVELFEVEDSSKFEDVSNKINFFYKK; this is encoded by the coding sequence ATGACTGAAATTAATAAAAATCAAAACACTCTTATAATTTCCGGGCCAACTGCTTCTGGTAAAACTTCTTTATCTTTGCAGTTGGCTAGTTTTTTTGATGGCGAAATAATCAATGCAGATATGGGACAGTTTTACGAGCCATTTGAAATTGGTACAGCAAAGCCCGATTGGAAAAATGAAAAAATACCGCATCATCTTTTTGATATAATTACTACTCCCGAAAATTTAACTGTTTGCAAATATCGCGAATTAGTTTTAGATAAAATTTTTGAAGTACAAAAAAGAGGAAAGCTTCCTATAATTGTAGGAGGTTCTCTATTTTATTTAAAAACTTTATTTTTTCCTCCGTCTCCTATAAATCAGGAATCTTCGGATTTAAATGAATTGCCAATTGATGAAAATTTAACTCCTTGGGAATTTTTAAACAAAATAGATCCAGTTAGAGCTCAAGAGCTACATTCAAATGATTTATACCGAATAAACCGTGCCATAAAAATTTGGCAAACTACTAAAATGCAGCCTTCCAAATTAAAGCCTAAGCCGGATTTGCAATTTAATGCATTTATTCTTTTTTTAAATCCGCCCAAAGAAGTTTTAGAAAAAAATATAAGAATTAGAACTCAAGAGATGATTGCACCTATCAATAGTAACAAAAGTTGGATTGATGAAGTCAAAAAGATCGTTGGAACCCCATGGGAAGATTTTTTAAGAGAAAAGAAATTTATAGGTTATCCAGAATTGTTAGACTGGATCGGTAAAAATGATAAATTTTTAGAAAAAGATATAGATTTTTTGATCGAAAATATTGTGATAAAAACAAGACAATATGCAAAAAGACAAATAACATTTTGGAAAAAATTAAAAAAAGAATTAAAATCAGATTTCTTGCAAATGCACTTTAGAGTCGAGCTTTTCGAAGTGGAAGATTCATCCAAGTTTGAAGATGTTTCAAATAAAATAAATTTTTTTTATAAGAAGTAA
- a CDS encoding 50S ribosomal protein L35: protein MPKMKSHTACKKRFKKVGNGKVKRGKAYKRHHSWAKASKQNRQLGEIAYFEGSEAKRMKKLLPY from the coding sequence ATGCCTAAAATGAAATCACATACAGCTTGTAAAAAACGTTTTAAAAAAGTTGGCAATGGAAAAGTTAAAAGAGGAAAAGCTTACAAAAGACATCACTCTTGGGCAAAAGCTTCAAAGCAAAATCGCCAGTTAGGTGAAATAGCATATTTTGAAGGATCTGAAGCAAAGAGAATGAAAAAGCTTCTTCCCTATTAA